In a genomic window of Nocardia fluminea:
- a CDS encoding NADP-dependent isocitrate dehydrogenase: MSKIKVEGTVVELDGDEMTRIIWQFIKDKLIHPYLDVNLEYYDLGIEYRDKTDDQVTVDAANAIKKYGVGVKCATITPDEARVKEFGLKKMWRSPNGTIRNILGGTIFRAPIIISNVPRLVPGWTKPIIIGRHAFGDQYRATDFKVYEAGTVTLTFTPEDGSEPIVHEVVKMPEDGGVVMGMYNFKKSIEDFARASFNYGLQQNYPVYLSTKNTILKAYDGMFKDTFQEVFDAEFKAEFDAAGLTYEHRLIDDMVASSMKWEGGYVWACKNYDGDVQSDTVAQGFGSLGLMTSVLLTPDGKTCEAEAAHGTVTRHYRQHQQGKPTSTNPIASIFAWTRGLEHRGKLDNTPEVIGFAQALEDVVIKTVEGGQMTKDLAALVGGDQGYLSTEEFLGALDVNLARALK; this comes from the coding sequence ATGTCCAAGATCAAGGTTGAAGGCACCGTTGTAGAACTCGACGGCGACGAGATGACCCGGATCATCTGGCAGTTCATCAAGGACAAGCTGATCCATCCCTATCTCGACGTGAACCTCGAGTACTACGACCTCGGCATCGAGTACCGCGACAAGACAGACGACCAGGTCACCGTCGACGCGGCCAATGCCATCAAGAAGTACGGCGTCGGCGTGAAATGCGCCACCATCACCCCCGACGAAGCGCGGGTGAAAGAGTTCGGCCTCAAGAAGATGTGGCGCTCGCCCAACGGCACCATCCGAAACATTCTGGGTGGCACCATCTTCCGCGCGCCGATCATCATCTCCAACGTGCCCCGGCTGGTGCCCGGCTGGACCAAGCCGATCATCATCGGCCGTCACGCCTTCGGCGACCAGTACCGCGCCACCGACTTCAAGGTCTACGAGGCGGGCACCGTCACGCTGACCTTCACCCCGGAGGACGGCAGCGAGCCGATCGTCCACGAGGTCGTGAAGATGCCCGAGGACGGCGGCGTCGTCATGGGTATGTACAACTTCAAGAAGTCCATCGAGGACTTCGCGCGGGCCTCGTTCAACTACGGCCTGCAGCAGAACTACCCGGTGTACCTCTCCACGAAGAACACCATCCTCAAGGCCTACGACGGCATGTTCAAGGACACCTTCCAGGAAGTCTTCGACGCCGAGTTCAAGGCCGAATTCGACGCGGCGGGCCTCACCTACGAGCACCGCCTCATCGACGACATGGTCGCCTCCTCCATGAAATGGGAGGGCGGCTACGTCTGGGCCTGCAAGAACTACGATGGCGACGTGCAGTCCGACACCGTGGCCCAGGGCTTCGGCTCGCTCGGCCTGATGACCTCGGTGCTGCTCACCCCGGACGGCAAGACCTGCGAGGCCGAGGCCGCGCACGGCACGGTCACCCGGCACTACCGCCAGCACCAGCAGGGCAAGCCGACCTCGACCAACCCGATCGCGTCGATCTTCGCCTGGACCCGTGGCCTCGAACACCGCGGCAAGCTGGACAACACCCCCGAGGTGATCGGCTTCGCGCAGGCGCTCGAGGACGTGGTCATCAAGACCGTCGAGGGCGGTCAGATGACGAAGGACCTCGCCGCGCTCGTCGGTGGCGACCAGGGTTACCTGAGCACCGAGGAATTCCTGGGTGCGCTCGACGTCAACCTGGCTCGCGCGCTGAAGTGA
- a CDS encoding MFS transporter, protein MTGTELEAKHVDSQQSSMRWWALVVLSAAQLMVVLDATVITIALPYAQRDLGISDGDKQWALTAYTLIFGGLLLLGGRMADYLGRRRIFLVGLIGFAAASALASLAQTGPQLFVGRGLQGAFAALLAPAALSLLSVIFTDVQERARAFAVFAGITAGGIAFGLIVGGALTEFASWRWTLLMNTPIALVAVAGAVAVIARDIPVPRTGGYDLPGAVTVTFGLVSIVYGFSRAAEHGWLAGSTLGLLGAGSALLVAFVLIEARSANPLLPLRIPGEINRGGALLAALLIPIAMFAMFLFLSFYYQNTLGYSPLKAGIAFLPFPVGIGIAAAVTSSLMPKFGPRPLMVVGALLGVAGLLWLAQLGYGDGYAVSVLGPQLLMALGMGPLFVGMQAVALHQVADEDSGVASALLNAAQQVGGAVGTALLTTLSVQAAENYVTGNPAVDHLIERASIYSYDVAFYLGAGFFLVAAVVIAVMIRDKPENLIEGDEHAVAVPIAV, encoded by the coding sequence GTGACCGGCACCGAACTAGAAGCGAAACATGTTGATTCCCAACAGAGTTCGATGCGGTGGTGGGCGCTGGTCGTGCTCTCCGCCGCCCAGTTGATGGTGGTGCTCGACGCCACCGTGATCACGATCGCCCTGCCCTATGCCCAGCGTGACCTGGGGATCAGCGACGGCGACAAACAGTGGGCACTCACCGCCTACACGCTCATCTTCGGTGGGCTGCTGCTGCTCGGCGGACGGATGGCCGACTACCTGGGCAGGCGCCGGATCTTCCTGGTCGGGCTGATCGGCTTCGCCGCCGCGTCGGCGCTGGCCAGCCTCGCCCAGACCGGGCCGCAACTGTTCGTCGGCCGGGGGTTGCAGGGCGCGTTCGCGGCGCTGCTCGCGCCGGCGGCGCTGTCACTGCTGTCGGTGATCTTCACCGATGTGCAGGAGCGTGCCCGTGCGTTCGCGGTGTTCGCGGGCATCACGGCGGGTGGCATCGCGTTCGGGCTGATCGTCGGCGGCGCGCTCACCGAATTCGCGTCGTGGCGGTGGACGCTGCTGATGAACACCCCGATCGCGCTCGTCGCGGTAGCCGGTGCGGTGGCGGTGATCGCGCGCGACATCCCGGTGCCGAGAACCGGCGGCTACGACCTGCCCGGCGCCGTCACCGTGACATTCGGCTTGGTGTCGATCGTCTACGGATTCAGTCGCGCGGCCGAACACGGCTGGCTGGCGGGCAGCACCCTCGGCCTGCTGGGGGCGGGCTCCGCCTTGCTCGTCGCGTTCGTCCTCATCGAGGCGCGTTCGGCGAATCCGCTGCTGCCACTGCGTATTCCGGGTGAGATCAATCGGGGCGGCGCCTTGCTGGCCGCGCTGCTGATCCCGATCGCGATGTTCGCCATGTTCTTGTTCCTGAGCTTCTACTACCAGAACACCCTCGGCTATTCGCCGCTGAAAGCGGGCATCGCCTTCCTGCCGTTCCCTGTGGGCATCGGGATCGCGGCGGCCGTCACCAGCTCGCTGATGCCCAAGTTCGGGCCGCGTCCGCTCATGGTGGTGGGTGCGCTGCTCGGTGTCGCCGGGCTGCTGTGGTTGGCACAACTGGGCTACGGCGACGGGTACGCGGTGAGTGTGCTCGGCCCGCAGTTGCTGATGGCGCTCGGTATGGGCCCGCTGTTCGTCGGTATGCAGGCCGTGGCGCTGCACCAGGTCGCCGACGAGGACTCCGGCGTCGCCAGTGCCCTGCTCAATGCCGCCCAGCAAGTCGGCGGCGCCGTCGGGACCGCCTTGCTGACCACGCTGTCGGTTCAGGCCGCCGAGAACTACGTCACCGGCAATCCGGCTGTCGACCACCTGATCGAACGCGCCTCGATCTACAGCTACGACGTGGCGTTCTATCTCGGCGCGGGCTTCTTCCTCGTTGCCGCCGTGGTGATCGCGGTGATGATCCGCGACAAGCCGGAGAACCTCATCGAGGGCGACGAACACGCCGTCGCGGTACCGATCGCGGTCTGA
- a CDS encoding TetR family transcriptional regulator, with translation MLDSTTPISADRTTEPAAGAPLGLRERKKLQTKAAIVEVGLDLCDSQGFDATTVEQIAAGADVSPRTVNRYFALKEDIVLAPIDDFGVSVATALRSQPNTGNELQALCGAYLEVVQAEADADGIRFIRQFLQMQRIMRTSQSVNARALEYAEKKNVAVCTELAQRMGTSPEDFTVKLVAGIWQMLCHLSVADTEQALLSGSPAVAVRVTRDAVLRAYHGLRQVCGAPVDDTPGFGTPSKE, from the coding sequence ATGCTGGACTCGACCACTCCGATCAGCGCCGACCGGACGACCGAACCGGCCGCCGGCGCGCCGCTGGGCCTGCGCGAACGTAAAAAGCTCCAGACCAAGGCCGCGATCGTGGAGGTCGGACTCGACCTCTGCGACAGCCAAGGGTTCGACGCGACGACGGTCGAGCAGATCGCCGCGGGTGCCGACGTGTCCCCGCGCACCGTCAACCGGTACTTCGCGCTCAAGGAAGACATCGTGCTCGCCCCGATCGACGACTTCGGGGTCTCGGTCGCCACCGCGCTGCGCTCCCAGCCGAACACCGGCAACGAACTCCAGGCACTGTGTGGCGCCTACCTCGAGGTGGTCCAGGCCGAGGCCGACGCGGACGGCATTCGGTTCATCCGTCAGTTCCTGCAGATGCAGCGAATCATGCGCACCAGCCAGTCGGTCAACGCGCGCGCGCTGGAATACGCGGAGAAGAAGAACGTCGCGGTGTGCACCGAGCTCGCGCAGCGGATGGGCACGTCACCGGAGGACTTCACGGTGAAACTGGTGGCCGGGATCTGGCAGATGCTGTGCCATCTCTCGGTCGCCGATACCGAACAGGCGCTGCTGAGCGGGTCACCGGCGGTAGCTGTACGGGTCACGCGCGACGCGGTACTGCGCGCCTACCACGGCTTGCGGCAGGTCTGTGGCGCACCGGTGGACGACACGCCAGGCTTCGGCACACCGTCGAAGGAGTGA
- a CDS encoding bifunctional o-acetylhomoserine/o-acetylserine sulfhydrylase, with product MTDSSLPENWSFETKQIHSGQAPDAATGARALPIYQTTSYAFRDTDHAAALFGLAEPGNIYTRIMNPTQDAVEQRVAALEGGVAALLLASGQAAETYAILNLASAGDHIVSSPHLYGGTYNLFHYSLPKLGITVSFVEDPDDLAQWEAAIQPNTKAFYGETIANPSSAVFDIPGIAGVAHANGIPLIVDNTVATPYLIQPLAHGADIVVHSATKYLGGHGAAVAGVIVDGGTFDWTVRDADGNARFPGFTEADPSYHGAVFADLGAPAFALKARVQLLRDLGAAVSPFNAFLIAQGIETLSLRVERHVSNAETVAKFVAEQPGVDAVYYAGLESSPWHARAKELAPKGAGAIVAFELAGGVDAGKKFVDALSLHSHVANIGDVRSLVIHPASTTHSQLTPEEQLAAGVTPGLVRLAVGIEGIDDILADLRAGFAAATL from the coding sequence ATGACCGACTCTTCGCTGCCCGAGAACTGGTCCTTCGAGACCAAGCAGATCCACTCGGGTCAGGCACCCGACGCCGCCACCGGCGCGCGGGCACTGCCGATCTACCAGACCACCTCGTACGCCTTCCGCGACACCGATCACGCCGCCGCGCTGTTCGGTCTCGCCGAGCCGGGCAACATCTACACCCGCATCATGAACCCCACCCAGGACGCGGTGGAGCAGCGGGTGGCCGCGCTCGAAGGCGGCGTCGCTGCCCTGCTGCTGGCCTCGGGCCAGGCCGCGGAGACCTACGCGATCCTGAATCTGGCGAGCGCGGGCGACCACATCGTGTCCAGCCCGCACCTCTACGGCGGCACCTACAACCTCTTCCACTACTCGCTGCCCAAGCTGGGGATCACGGTCTCGTTCGTCGAGGATCCCGATGACCTCGCGCAGTGGGAAGCCGCGATCCAGCCGAACACCAAGGCGTTCTACGGCGAGACCATCGCCAACCCGAGCAGCGCGGTGTTCGACATTCCCGGCATCGCCGGTGTCGCGCACGCCAACGGCATTCCGCTGATCGTCGACAACACCGTCGCCACCCCCTACCTGATCCAGCCGCTGGCCCACGGCGCCGACATCGTCGTGCACTCGGCCACGAAGTACCTGGGTGGGCACGGCGCGGCCGTGGCGGGCGTGATCGTCGACGGCGGCACCTTCGACTGGACCGTGCGCGACGCCGACGGCAACGCGCGCTTCCCCGGCTTCACCGAGGCCGATCCGAGCTACCACGGTGCGGTGTTCGCCGATCTGGGCGCTCCCGCGTTCGCGCTCAAGGCGCGCGTGCAGCTGCTGCGCGATCTGGGCGCGGCGGTCTCGCCGTTCAACGCGTTCCTCATCGCCCAGGGCATCGAGACCCTGAGCCTGCGGGTCGAACGCCACGTCAGCAATGCCGAGACGGTCGCGAAGTTCGTCGCCGAGCAGCCGGGTGTCGACGCCGTGTACTACGCGGGCCTCGAGTCCTCGCCGTGGCACGCGCGGGCCAAGGAACTGGCGCCCAAGGGCGCGGGCGCGATCGTGGCCTTCGAGCTGGCGGGCGGCGTCGACGCGGGCAAGAAGTTCGTGGACGCGCTCAGCCTGCACAGCCATGTAGCTAACATCGGTGATGTGCGTTCACTCGTGATTCACCCGGCGTCGACCACGCACTCGCAGTTGACGCCCGAAGAGCAGCTGGCGGCCGGCGTCACGCCCGGCCTGGTCAGGCTCGCGGTGGGCATCGAGGGCATCGACGACATTCTGGCCGATCTCCGGGCCGGGTTCGCGGCGGCGACGTTGTGA
- the metX gene encoding homoserine O-acetyltransferase MetX → MTVSTESPIARPGTGVALLPPPDGRVGVVAIGEVALENGAVVPDVRLAVQRWGELSPTLDNVVLVEHALTGDSHVVGGPDGAPGWWEGMVGPGAPIDTDEWCVIATNVLGGCKGSTGPASLAPDGKPWGARFPELTIRDQVTAEAQLFEVLGIERLGAVVGGSMGGMRVLEWIIGLPERVSAALVLAVGARATADQIGTQTTQMAIITADPDWQGGNYHGTGRAPMTGMGLARRIAHLTYRTDGELDHRFANKAQGDEDPWTGGRYAVQSYLEHQADKLCTRFDPATYVLLSEAMNRHDVGRGRGGVAAALASTPVPCVVGGVDSDRLYPLHTQAELADGLPGCAGLEIVHSRDGHDGFLTEAAAVSKLLTETMRLARENR, encoded by the coding sequence GTGACTGTGAGCACCGAATCGCCGATCGCCCGACCCGGAACCGGGGTGGCCCTGCTGCCACCGCCGGACGGGCGCGTCGGCGTGGTCGCCATCGGGGAGGTGGCGCTGGAGAACGGCGCCGTTGTCCCCGATGTGCGGCTGGCGGTGCAACGCTGGGGCGAGCTCTCGCCCACGCTGGACAATGTGGTGCTCGTCGAACACGCGCTCACCGGCGACTCCCATGTCGTCGGTGGGCCCGACGGGGCGCCCGGCTGGTGGGAGGGCATGGTCGGGCCCGGTGCGCCGATCGACACCGACGAGTGGTGCGTGATCGCCACCAATGTGCTCGGCGGCTGCAAGGGCAGCACCGGCCCCGCGTCCCTCGCCCCCGACGGAAAGCCTTGGGGCGCACGGTTTCCCGAGCTGACCATCCGTGACCAGGTGACCGCCGAGGCACAGCTGTTCGAGGTGCTCGGGATCGAGCGGCTCGGCGCGGTGGTCGGCGGTTCGATGGGCGGTATGCGGGTGCTCGAGTGGATCATCGGCCTGCCCGAGCGGGTTTCGGCCGCGCTCGTGCTGGCCGTGGGCGCCCGCGCCACCGCCGATCAGATCGGCACCCAGACCACCCAGATGGCCATCATCACGGCCGATCCCGACTGGCAGGGCGGCAACTACCACGGCACCGGTCGCGCGCCGATGACCGGCATGGGCCTGGCCCGGCGGATCGCGCACCTGACTTACCGCACCGACGGCGAACTCGACCACCGCTTCGCCAACAAGGCCCAGGGCGACGAGGACCCGTGGACCGGTGGCCGGTACGCGGTGCAGAGCTACCTCGAACATCAGGCCGACAAGCTGTGCACACGCTTCGATCCGGCCACCTACGTGCTGCTCAGCGAGGCGATGAACCGCCACGACGTAGGGCGCGGGCGCGGCGGTGTCGCCGCCGCGCTGGCTTCCACCCCGGTGCCGTGCGTGGTCGGTGGAGTCGACTCGGATCGTCTGTACCCCTTGCACACTCAGGCCGAGCTGGCCGACGGGCTGCCGGGCTGCGCGGGTCTGGAGATCGTCCATTCCCGCGACGGGCACGACGGGTTCCTCACCGAGGCCGCCGCCGTGTCGAAGCTGCTCACCGAGACGATGCGCTTGGCGCGGGAGAACCGCTGA
- a CDS encoding TetR/AcrR family transcriptional regulator → MTATQDRRPRRRYAPRLPPQERRAQLLDAAFTVLGRMELHELSMEAVAQEAGVGKPVLYTVFKTRAELVEALLERESERGLEQIADTLPDDLLGADPVAVASSTVEAFVGVALANPTRWRLILATPASAPGEYRAALRASRADILARAESLVRIGISLSPRWSGMDAELLANSTLTVAEMLGRLAVSEPEEYPRERLQAYVRSIVTLLTGP, encoded by the coding sequence GTGACCGCGACGCAGGATCGACGACCGCGGCGCCGCTATGCCCCGCGGCTGCCGCCGCAGGAGCGCCGTGCGCAACTGCTCGACGCCGCGTTCACCGTGCTGGGCCGGATGGAACTGCACGAATTGAGCATGGAGGCCGTCGCGCAGGAAGCGGGCGTCGGGAAACCCGTGCTCTACACCGTGTTCAAGACCCGCGCCGAACTCGTCGAAGCGCTGCTGGAACGCGAAAGCGAACGCGGACTGGAACAGATCGCCGATACGCTGCCCGACGACCTGCTCGGCGCCGACCCCGTCGCCGTCGCCTCGTCGACGGTGGAAGCGTTCGTCGGTGTGGCACTGGCGAATCCGACGCGATGGCGGCTGATCCTCGCCACGCCGGCCAGCGCTCCCGGCGAATACCGTGCGGCCCTTCGTGCTTCGCGCGCCGATATCCTGGCACGCGCGGAATCTCTTGTCCGCATCGGTATTTCGCTGTCACCGCGCTGGTCGGGCATGGACGCCGAGCTGCTCGCGAACTCGACCCTCACCGTGGCCGAGATGCTCGGCCGGCTGGCCGTGAGCGAGCCGGAAGAGTATCCGCGCGAACGACTTCAGGCCTACGTTCGCTCGATCGTCACCCTGCTGACCGGACCCTGA
- a CDS encoding oxygenase MpaB family protein: MAFDPTSLRRDDYGFFGPDSPSWKVWASPTALIGFQRAVALEHFDPFLTAAVADSQGIYSNPRTRLDHTLLYFVLVAVGDGRTAIQAAEHLMKVHAPMTGIEPISGKRYSANSPEAQLWIHITGWHSVLKAYEMYGPGPLSPEEERRFWAECAIAAELQTCKPADVPRSREEVRAYYERVRPGLCVTERAIEGMHYLMWTPPSKGWGYAIGSRLLSLASIPTLPMWMRRLGRYRVPRVVDLAVRIPAKVISWIAARRGNWVIVKAAPFIAPMTGQVFAAHAAAPVPVDPVTITPERARALYGNQGSRSLWEPKIAETA; this comes from the coding sequence ATGGCCTTCGACCCCACCTCCCTGCGCCGCGACGACTACGGTTTCTTCGGACCCGACTCCCCCAGCTGGAAGGTCTGGGCGTCGCCGACGGCCCTGATCGGATTCCAGCGCGCGGTCGCGCTGGAGCACTTCGATCCGTTCCTCACCGCCGCCGTCGCCGATTCGCAGGGGATCTACAGCAACCCACGCACCCGGCTCGACCACACGCTGCTGTACTTCGTGCTCGTCGCGGTCGGCGACGGCCGCACCGCCATCCAGGCCGCCGAGCACCTGATGAAGGTGCACGCGCCGATGACGGGCATCGAACCGATCAGCGGCAAGCGCTACAGCGCCAACAGTCCGGAAGCCCAGCTGTGGATTCACATCACCGGCTGGCACTCGGTGCTCAAGGCCTACGAGATGTACGGCCCCGGCCCGCTGAGTCCCGAGGAGGAGCGGCGCTTCTGGGCCGAATGCGCGATCGCCGCCGAATTGCAGACCTGCAAGCCCGCGGACGTTCCGCGCTCGCGCGAGGAGGTGCGTGCCTACTACGAGCGCGTCCGGCCGGGACTGTGCGTCACCGAGCGCGCCATCGAAGGCATGCACTATCTGATGTGGACGCCGCCGAGCAAGGGCTGGGGCTACGCGATCGGGAGCAGGCTGCTGTCGCTGGCCAGCATCCCGACGCTGCCGATGTGGATGCGCAGGCTCGGCCGGTACCGCGTGCCTCGCGTGGTCGATCTGGCGGTGCGGATTCCCGCGAAGGTGATCAGCTGGATCGCCGCCCGGCGCGGCAACTGGGTGATCGTCAAGGCCGCACCGTTCATCGCGCCGATGACCGGGCAGGTCTTCGCCGCGCACGCCGCCGCACCGGTGCCGGTCGACCCGGTGACGATCACGCCGGAACGGGCACGCGCCCTGTACGGCAACCAGGGCAGCCGCAGCCTCTGGGAACCGAAGATCGCCGAAACCGCCTGA
- a CDS encoding DUF3017 domain-containing protein — MNEAETTGKHRVARLSAGEQYLRSHLPMTVVTALIVIAVGFVAWDRWRRGALIFGSAALVAAAFRLCLPTVQVGLLAVRSRPFDVAALTALGSAIVFLAATINTLGVS, encoded by the coding sequence GTGAACGAGGCGGAGACGACCGGCAAGCACCGGGTCGCGCGGTTGAGCGCGGGGGAGCAGTACCTGCGCAGTCATCTGCCGATGACCGTGGTGACCGCGCTGATCGTGATCGCGGTCGGCTTCGTCGCGTGGGATCGGTGGCGGCGCGGTGCGCTGATCTTCGGCAGCGCCGCCCTGGTGGCCGCCGCGTTCCGGCTGTGCCTGCCGACCGTGCAGGTGGGTTTGCTCGCCGTGCGCAGCCGCCCGTTCGACGTGGCGGCGTTGACCGCACTCGGTAGCGCCATCGTCTTCCTGGCCGCCACGATCAACACCCTCGGCGTCAGCTGA
- a CDS encoding tRNA (cytidine(34)-2'-O)-methyltransferase, producing the protein MTEWSAVLHLIFHEPVIPPNTGNAIRLAAGTGCALHLIEPLGFDLSESKLRRAGLDYHDLAVVTVHPDLATAFAAIRPGRVFAFTTQATTRFTDIAYRDNDALLFGTEPTGLPAEVLADPQITDQVRIPMLPGRRSMNLSNAAAVSVYEAWRQLGFPGAV; encoded by the coding sequence ATGACAGAGTGGTCCGCTGTGCTGCACCTGATCTTTCACGAGCCCGTGATTCCGCCCAATACCGGCAACGCCATCCGGTTGGCCGCGGGGACCGGCTGCGCGCTCCACCTGATCGAACCGCTCGGCTTCGACCTGTCGGAGTCCAAGCTGCGCCGGGCCGGACTGGACTACCACGACCTCGCGGTGGTGACCGTGCATCCCGACCTGGCGACAGCGTTCGCGGCGATCCGGCCCGGACGGGTTTTCGCCTTCACCACGCAGGCCACCACGCGCTTCACCGATATCGCCTATCGCGACAACGACGCGCTGCTGTTCGGTACCGAGCCCACCGGGCTACCCGCGGAAGTGCTGGCCGATCCGCAGATCACAGACCAAGTGCGCATCCCGATGTTGCCGGGTCGGCGGTCGATGAATCTGTCGAACGCGGCGGCGGTGTCGGTGTACGAGGCGTGGCGGCAACTGGGCTTTCCGGGCGCGGTCTAG
- a CDS encoding DUF167 domain-containing protein, which yields MPTVRATIKPNSRKGPLVETAEDGTLTLYVRAPAVEGKANKAAIELHADHFGVAKSAVRLTAGATSRFKRFDID from the coding sequence GTGCCCACAGTGCGGGCGACGATCAAACCGAACAGCCGTAAAGGCCCACTCGTCGAAACCGCCGAAGACGGCACCCTCACCCTCTACGTCCGCGCCCCGGCCGTCGAAGGCAAGGCGAACAAGGCGGCCATCGAACTGCACGCCGATCACTTCGGCGTCGCCAAGTCCGCCGTCCGGCTGACCGCAGGCGCCACCTCACGCTTCAAGCGCTTCGACATCGACTGA
- a CDS encoding DUF4349 domain-containing protein, translating into MRKLVVVMIALLGLVFLVGCGDDDSEDHAGKASSPTVMGGPAPATVPGFREGAPQQDSPAPTDQSNRKEVITGSVDVTSGDPIAAAATVTEQVRAVDGRIDSRTEQPGTDKRTARAVLTVRVPADKTDAFITGLGGVGTVTRVSTDRDDVTMQWQDLDARIRALQASVDRLKALITGATNTADLIAAEEALSSRQGELDSLTAQKRSLDDQVALSTLTITLSADEKNAPGDPDNFWDGIVSGWHSLIDWLQDAIVFVGKAVPWLGFLAVIGGLLYAALRLLRRRRRTGAPTHAATAPVATAPAAPAAATASGATASSASESASGKENPGAHSAGDDQTEQP; encoded by the coding sequence ATGCGCAAGCTTGTGGTGGTGATGATCGCGTTGCTCGGACTCGTGTTCCTGGTCGGGTGCGGCGACGACGACAGCGAGGACCATGCCGGTAAGGCGTCCTCGCCCACCGTCATGGGCGGGCCCGCGCCCGCGACAGTTCCCGGTTTCCGGGAGGGCGCTCCGCAGCAGGACAGTCCGGCGCCCACGGATCAGTCGAACCGGAAAGAGGTGATCACCGGGTCGGTCGATGTCACTTCGGGTGATCCGATCGCCGCCGCCGCGACCGTCACCGAGCAGGTCCGTGCCGTCGACGGCCGGATCGACAGCCGCACCGAACAGCCCGGCACCGATAAGCGCACCGCGCGGGCCGTGCTCACTGTTCGGGTGCCCGCCGACAAGACCGACGCCTTCATCACCGGCCTCGGTGGGGTCGGCACGGTGACGCGGGTCAGTACCGATCGTGACGATGTCACCATGCAGTGGCAGGACCTCGATGCCCGCATCCGGGCCCTGCAAGCCTCCGTCGATCGGTTGAAAGCGCTGATCACCGGTGCCACCAACACCGCCGACCTGATCGCCGCGGAGGAAGCGCTGTCGAGCAGGCAGGGCGAACTCGACAGCCTCACCGCGCAGAAACGCAGCCTCGACGACCAGGTCGCACTGTCGACGCTCACCATCACCCTCTCCGCCGACGAGAAGAACGCCCCCGGCGACCCGGACAATTTCTGGGACGGCATCGTCTCCGGCTGGCACTCGCTGATCGACTGGTTGCAGGACGCGATCGTCTTCGTCGGCAAGGCGGTGCCATGGCTGGGCTTCCTCGCGGTGATCGGCGGATTGCTGTACGCCGCACTGCGATTGCTGCGCAGGCGCCGTCGCACCGGAGCGCCCACGCACGCAGCCACCGCGCCCGTAGCCACCGCGCCCGCTGCGCCGGCAGCCGCCACTGCTTCCGGGGCCACCGCATCCAGTGCTTCTGAATCGGCGTCCGGGAAGGAGAACCCCGGTGCCCACAGTGCGGGCGACGATCAAACCGAACAGCCGTAA
- a CDS encoding M48 family metallopeptidase: MNSHVRQESESAGPVLVARRTTFFVLIGDLVVSLPSIVLSGWLIWGLSALVGDWLVVVAALVWPVSGAFVLLVGVLISGAAAQAGRSASPEHADVADAWAAVAVAARIDGSRYTPWVHDIATVNGEVYGYATLGRHVVVTRHAVAALTRGELRAVLAHELGHQLLGQLWLRWLLKWYRGPADLLFEFAVGVVSKIASLLQIGPRWIAHRLYRGPRPVILLGVLVVAIVPAAVVLGSGWAILAVSTRFLGLPTALVAVVVLVAQPLMRARLSQWQEYGADRVAVELGYGQDLRGVLRRLQADWDATPVEHRLLAPLTHTHPSPDRRLRAVDALESQRHRATTDDQSS; the protein is encoded by the coding sequence ATGAACTCGCACGTTCGGCAGGAATCGGAATCCGCGGGGCCGGTGCTGGTCGCACGACGGACCACGTTCTTCGTGCTGATCGGGGATCTGGTTGTCTCGCTGCCGTCGATCGTGCTCAGCGGATGGCTCATCTGGGGATTATCGGCGCTGGTCGGGGACTGGCTCGTGGTCGTCGCCGCGCTGGTGTGGCCGGTATCGGGCGCGTTCGTTCTGCTCGTCGGTGTCCTGATCTCCGGTGCGGCAGCACAGGCCGGCCGGTCCGCGTCGCCCGAGCACGCGGACGTGGCCGACGCGTGGGCGGCGGTCGCCGTCGCCGCCCGGATCGACGGGTCTCGCTATACGCCATGGGTTCACGACATCGCGACGGTGAACGGAGAGGTGTACGGATACGCGACTCTGGGCCGACACGTCGTCGTGACCCGGCATGCCGTCGCCGCGCTCACGCGAGGGGAACTGCGGGCGGTACTCGCGCACGAGTTGGGCCATCAGTTGCTGGGACAGCTGTGGCTACGGTGGCTGCTCAAGTGGTATCGAGGCCCCGCCGATCTGCTCTTCGAGTTCGCTGTGGGCGTGGTGTCCAAGATCGCGTCGTTGCTGCAAATTGGGCCTCGGTGGATCGCCCACCGGCTGTATCGAGGGCCCCGGCCGGTCATCCTCCTCGGCGTGCTGGTGGTCGCCATCGTGCCGGCCGCCGTCGTCCTCGGCTCGGGTTGGGCGATTCTCGCCGTGTCGACCCGGTTCCTCGGGCTGCCTACTGCCCTGGTCGCGGTGGTGGTCCTCGTCGCGCAGCCACTCATGCGAGCCAGGTTGTCCCAGTGGCAGGAGTACGGTGCCGACCGAGTAGCGGTGGAACTCGGCTACGGCCAAGATCTTCGCGGTGTACTACGACGACTGCAGGCGGACTGGGACGCTACCCCTGTCGAGCATCGTCTGCTGGCTCCCTTGACTCATACCCACCCGTCGCCCGACCGCCGCCTCCGCGCGGTCGACGCGCTCGAATCTCAACGACACAGGGCAACGACCGACGATCAGTCGTCGTGA